Proteins encoded by one window of Nasonia vitripennis strain AsymCx chromosome 5, Nvit_psr_1.1, whole genome shotgun sequence:
- the LOC100123800 gene encoding liprin-alpha-1 isoform X9 — translation MWNMMCDVMPTIVEDSISQRSSQFSGEDANFEHLMVSVLDERDKLMDSLRESQERLQEAESRLQELEKERDALNRQLDANIPQEFSQLTKELTTARESILEKEEEISELKAERNNTRLLLEHLECLVSRHERSLRMTVVKRQAAAQSGVSSEVEVLKALKSLFEHHKALDEKVRERLRVALERNTSLEEELAHTKEELQQYKVSGHAPKSLDDRPKENGQAEDSNQQQQQQQQNKPSPAEHQTTPSTAYQQQNQHEAQRDAPSSRLSNGALDPSDQDSAARVIELQASLDKQSVELSTWQRRVAEMSSRVAELEETLSKTQKDFLKAQDANVKLQRDLRENLAQKEDQEQRIATLEKRSLNAQREAISLHDLKEKLEQELQHKTAQLKFQEEKIAALQAKLELTEQELQQFAKLPEMEEQLKQRMEALTQVRRPNQQAQERHGSAEDRIQRLETQLEEKTAEVIRLNQRLKMNEEHNTRLSSTVDKLLSESNERLQVHLKERMHALEEKNALTQELEKMRKVAEDLQNEKAEIMKELGKARLEIDNVKRQMLQQEIAFNIQQTDALTRSLSPNAVDPGSFSRSASHSSFDTHSLPRRAAKRMEEESKGYIARTLAEQEWEKLQQAHVLANVQQAFDVSSDAEGDGDNESLLSCAADVMSPTGHTDAQALALMLQEQLDAINNEIRLIQEEKQSTEARAEELESRVGSLEHMNLLARGRSLERASPPLSGRSTPKSHHSPNRDYLHKYHTAPASMSPAHLHQYAASLASPGQLSESLPASQLQLSGEELHSVSERDSTGGMGSGGSEAASPLTARSLRLERVVQQLTNSQEELRRRANQSGFPSGGYSMHRHGQPNNGALNSGTPSPLSSRHSSQDSLHKNNLACGLPLGQFAGSHQFHMQATMSPATAAAVAAAQKKKGIKSSLGRFFSKKEKIKGKDMSMPGDMGMGVSTPDPDYGEIAAGSVAGTLCNKGDFDRRKKKSMLDTSRHELLTEAMKAGTPFALWNGPTIVAWLELWVGMPAWYVAACRANVKSGAIMSALSDTEIQREIGISNPLHRLKLRLAIQEMVSLTSPSAPKTSRSTLAFGDMNHEWIGNVWLPSLGLPQYRSTFMECLVDARMLDHLTKKDLRGQLRMVDNFHRTSLQYGISCLKRLNYDRQQLEDRRRMAEGANVDVLVWSNDRCIRWIQSIGLKEYANSLLESGVHGALIALDESFDANSFALQLQIPTQNIQARQVLEMEFANLLTVGTERRLDETNSMKS, via the exons GAATTCTCTCAGCTGACGAAAGAACTGACGACAGCCCGAGAAAGCATCCtcgagaaggaggaggagatcTCGGAGCTCAAGGCTGAGCGCAACAACACGAGG CTCCTGCTGGAACACCTGGAATGCCTGGTATCGAGGCACGAGAGATCGCTGAGGATGACCGTGGTGAAACGTCAGGCAGCCGCGCAATCGGGAGTCTCCTCCGAAGTCGAAGTGCTCAAAGCCCTCAAGAGCCTCTTTGAGCATCACAAAGCTTTGGACGAGAAG GTGCGCGAAAGATTGCGCGTCGCTCTCGAGAGGAACACGAGTCTGGAGGAGGAACTCGCCCATACCAAAGAAGAG CTTCAGCAGTACAAGGTGAGCGGCCATGCGCCGAAATCCCTGGACGATCGACCTAAGGAAAACGGCCAGGCGGAAGACAGCaaccaacagcagcagcaacagcagcagaatAAG CCGAGTCCAGCCGAGCATCAGACGACGCCGAGCACGGCTTACCAGCAGCAGAATCAGCATGAGGCACAAAGGGACGCGCCGTCCAGCCGACTGAGCAACGGTGCGCTGGACCCGAGTGACCAGGACTCGGCCGCCAGGGTAATTGAGTTACAGGccagcctcgacaagcag AGCGTAGAGCTGAGCACATGGCAACGTCGAGTAGCAGAAATGAGCAGCCGAGTGGCCGAGCTCGAGGAGACGCTGTCCAAGACGCAGAAGGACTTCCTCAAGGCACAAGACGCAAATGTCAAGCTGCAACGCGACCTGCGCGAAAATCTCGCCCAAAAAGAGGACCAAGAGCAGAGGATAGCTACCCTCGAGAAGCGCTCTCTCAACGCACAGCGCGAGGCCATCAGTCTCCATGACCTCAAAGAGAAGCTCGAGCAGGAATTACAGCACAAGACGGCTCAGCTCAAG TTCCAAGAGGAGAAAATAGCAGCTCTTCAGGCGAAACTGGAGCTCACCGAGCAAGAGCTGCAGCAGTTCGCCAAACTGCCCGAGATGGAAGAGCAGCTGAAGCAGAGGATGGAGGCTCTGACGCAGGTGAGGAGGCCCAACCAG CAGGCTCAAGAGAGACACGGAAGTGCGGAGGACCGAATCCAGAGGCTGGAGACGCAGCTGGAGGAGAAGACTGCCGAGGTCATCCGGCTCAATCAGAGACTAAAGATGAACGAGGAACACAACACTAGGCTCAGCTCGACCGTCGATAAACTTCTTTCCG AATCCAACGAGAGGTTACAAGTCCATCTGAAGGAGCGCATGCACGCATTGGAGGAGAAGAACGCTCTGACGCAGGAGCTGGAGAAGATGCGCAAGGTCGCGGAGGACCTGCAGAACGAGAAGGCCGAGATAATGAAGGAGTTGGGCAAGGCGCGACTCGAGATCGACAACGTCAAGCGCCAGATGCTCCAACAAGAGATCGCCTTCAACATCCAGCAGACTGACGCATTGACGAGAAGCCTCTCACCCAATGCCGTCGATCCGGGCTCGTTCTCGCGTAGTGCCAGCCACAGCAGCTTCGACACGCACTCGTTGCCTCGACGGGCCGCCAAAAGGATGGAAGAAGAGTCCAAG GGCTACATCGCGCGGACTCTTGCGGAGCAAGAGTGGGAAAAACTGCAACAGGCTCATGTCCTGGCGAACGTGCAGCAGGCGTTCGACGTGTCGAGCGATGCCGAGGGTGATGGTGACAACGAGAGTCTGCTCAGCTGCGCCGCCGACGTCATGAGCCCAACTGGGCACACGGATGCTCAGGCTCTTGCCCTTATGCTTCAGGAGCAGCTTGACGCCATCAACAATGAGATCAGGCTTATTCAG GAGGAAAAGCAAAGTACAGAGGCGCGAGCGGAAGAGCTGGAGTCAAGGGTGGGTAGTTTGGAACATATGAATTTATTAGCACGAGGCCGAAGTCTCGAACGTGCTTCTCCTCCACTTAGTGGCAGATCCACCCCAAAATCACATCACAGCCCCAACCGAGACTACTTGCACAAGTACCATACT GCACCAGCGTCAATGTCCCCAGCACATCTTCATCAATACGCCGCGTCTTTGGCTAGTCCGGGTCAACTCTCCGAGTCACTTCCTGCGAGCCAG TTGCAGCTCTCCGGCGAGGAGCTCCACTCGGTCTCGGAGAGGGACAGCACGGGCGGCATGGGCAGCGGTGGAAGCGAGGCGGCCTCGCCCCTCACGGCGAGGTCCCTCAGGCTCGAGCGCGTCGTCCAGCAGCTGACCAACAGTCAGGAAGAGCTCAGAAG ACGTGCCAACCAAAGCGGATTCCCAAGCGGCGGCTACTCCATGCACag GCATGGGCAGCCTAACAACGGGGCACTCAATTCTGGGACTCCGTCCCCATTGTCCTCGCGCCACAGCAGCCAGGACAGCCTGCACAAGAACAACCTGGCCTGCGGCCTTCCTCTTGGACAGTTCGCCGGTTCCCATCAGTTCCACATGCAGGCGACCATGAGTCCAGCCACGGCGGCAGCCGTTGCCGCGGCTCAGAAGAAGAAGGGTATCAAGAGCAGCCTCGGCAGGTTCTTCAGCAAGAAGGAGAAG ATCAAGGGCAAGGATATGTCAATGCCTGGTGATATGGGCATGGGAGTCAGTACACCCGACCCCGATTACGGCGAAATCGCAGCAGGTTCAGTAGCTGGAACGCTCTGTAACAAGGGCGATTTCGATCgtagaaaaaagaagag TATGCTCGACACGTCGAGGCACGAGCTGCTGACGGAGGCGATGAAAGCCGGAACGCCGTTCGCTCTGTGGAACGGGCCAACGATAGTCGCCTGGTTGGAGCTCTGGGTGGGAATGCCTGCCTGGTACGTTGCCGCCTGTCGGGCCAACGTTAAGAGCGGTGCTATTATGAGTGCGCTCAGTGATACCGAGATCCAACGCGAGATTGGCATTAG CAATCCATTGCATCGACTGAAATTGAGGCTGGCAATCCAGGAGATGGTCTCGCTGACGAGTCCCTCCGCCCCTAAAACGTCTCGGTCGACTCTGGCTTTCGGCGATATGAACCACGAGTGGATAGGCAATGTTTGGCTGCCGAGCCTTGGTTTACCGCAGTACCGGTCTACTTTCATGGAGTGCCTTGTAGACGCCAGAATGTTGGACCATCTCACCAAGAAAGACCTTCGAGGTCAACTTCGAATGGTGGATAATTTTCATAG AACGAGTTTGCAATACGGTATTTCCTGCCTAAAAAGATTAAATTACGATAGGCAACAATTAGAAGATAGAAGACGAATGGCTGAGGGTGCAAATGTCGATGTACTCGTCTGGAGTAACGACCGATGCATCAGATGGATACAATCAATAGGTTTGAAG GAATATGCAAATAGCCTTCTTGAATCTGGAGTTCACGGTGCCCTTATCGCTCTAGACGAAAGTTTTGATGCTAACAGTTTTGCATTGCAGCTGCAGATACCAACGCAAAATATACAG GCAAGACAAGTTCTGGAGATGGAATTCGCAAATTTATTAACGGTAGGGACCGAAAGGCGACTTGACGAGACTAACAGTATGAAATCTTGA
- the LOC100123800 gene encoding liprin-alpha-1 isoform X29, translated as MWNMMCDVMPTIVEDSISQRSSQFSGEDANFEHLMVSVLDERDKLMDSLRESQERLQEAESRLQELEKERDALNRQLDANIPQEFSQLTKELTTARESILEKEEEISELKAERNNTRLLLEHLECLVSRHERSLRMTVVKRQAAAQSGVSSEVEVLKALKSLFEHHKALDEKVRERLRVALERNTSLEEELAHTKEELQQYKVSGHAPKSLDDRPKENGQAEDSNQQQQQQQQNKSVELSTWQRRVAEMSSRVAELEETLSKTQKDFLKAQDANVKLQRDLRENLAQKEDQEQRIATLEKRSLNAQREAISLHDLKEKLEQELQHKTAQLKFQEEKIAALQAKLELTEQELQQFAKLPEMEEQLKQRMEALTQAQERHGSAEDRIQRLETQLEEKTAEVIRLNQRLKMNEEHNTRLSSTVDKLLSESNERLQVHLKERMHALEEKNALTQELEKMRKVAEDLQNEKAEIMKELGKARLEIDNVKRQMLQQEIAFNIQQTDALTRSLSPNAVDPGSFSRSASHSSFDTHSLPRRAAKRMEEESKRYTESFGMSPPDHIALGYIARTLAEQEWEKLQQAHVLANVQQAFDVSSDAEGDGDNESLLSCAADVMSPTGHTDAQALALMLQEQLDAINNEIRLIQEEKQSTEARAEELESRVGSLEHMNLLARGRSLERASPPLSGRSTPKSHHSPNRDYLHKYHTAPASMSPAHLHQYAASLASPGQLSESLPASQLQLSGEELHSVSERDSTGGMGSGGSEAASPLTARSLRLERVVQQLTNSQEELRRRANQSGFPSGGYSMHRHGQPNNGALNSGTPSPLSSRHSSQDSLHKNNLACGLPLGQFAGSHQFHMQATMSPATAAAVAAAQKKKGIKSSLGRFFSKKEKIKGKDMSMPGDMGMGVSTPDPDYGEIAAGSVAGTLCNKGDFDRRKKKSMLDTSRHELLTEAMKAGTPFALWNGPTIVAWLELWVGMPAWYVAACRANVKSGAIMSALSDTEIQREIGISNPLHRLKLRLAIQEMVSLTSPSAPKTSRSTLAFGDMNHEWIGNVWLPSLGLPQYRSTFMECLVDARMLDHLTKKDLRGQLRMVDNFHRTSLQYGISCLKRLNYDRQQLEDRRRMAEGANVDVLVWSNDRCIRWIQSIGLKEYANSLLESGVHGALIALDESFDANSFALQLQIPTQNIQARQVLEMEFANLLTVGTERRLDETNSMKS; from the exons GAATTCTCTCAGCTGACGAAAGAACTGACGACAGCCCGAGAAAGCATCCtcgagaaggaggaggagatcTCGGAGCTCAAGGCTGAGCGCAACAACACGAGG CTCCTGCTGGAACACCTGGAATGCCTGGTATCGAGGCACGAGAGATCGCTGAGGATGACCGTGGTGAAACGTCAGGCAGCCGCGCAATCGGGAGTCTCCTCCGAAGTCGAAGTGCTCAAAGCCCTCAAGAGCCTCTTTGAGCATCACAAAGCTTTGGACGAGAAG GTGCGCGAAAGATTGCGCGTCGCTCTCGAGAGGAACACGAGTCTGGAGGAGGAACTCGCCCATACCAAAGAAGAG CTTCAGCAGTACAAGGTGAGCGGCCATGCGCCGAAATCCCTGGACGATCGACCTAAGGAAAACGGCCAGGCGGAAGACAGCaaccaacagcagcagcaacagcagcagaatAAG AGCGTAGAGCTGAGCACATGGCAACGTCGAGTAGCAGAAATGAGCAGCCGAGTGGCCGAGCTCGAGGAGACGCTGTCCAAGACGCAGAAGGACTTCCTCAAGGCACAAGACGCAAATGTCAAGCTGCAACGCGACCTGCGCGAAAATCTCGCCCAAAAAGAGGACCAAGAGCAGAGGATAGCTACCCTCGAGAAGCGCTCTCTCAACGCACAGCGCGAGGCCATCAGTCTCCATGACCTCAAAGAGAAGCTCGAGCAGGAATTACAGCACAAGACGGCTCAGCTCAAG TTCCAAGAGGAGAAAATAGCAGCTCTTCAGGCGAAACTGGAGCTCACCGAGCAAGAGCTGCAGCAGTTCGCCAAACTGCCCGAGATGGAAGAGCAGCTGAAGCAGAGGATGGAGGCTCTGACGCAG GCTCAAGAGAGACACGGAAGTGCGGAGGACCGAATCCAGAGGCTGGAGACGCAGCTGGAGGAGAAGACTGCCGAGGTCATCCGGCTCAATCAGAGACTAAAGATGAACGAGGAACACAACACTAGGCTCAGCTCGACCGTCGATAAACTTCTTTCCG AATCCAACGAGAGGTTACAAGTCCATCTGAAGGAGCGCATGCACGCATTGGAGGAGAAGAACGCTCTGACGCAGGAGCTGGAGAAGATGCGCAAGGTCGCGGAGGACCTGCAGAACGAGAAGGCCGAGATAATGAAGGAGTTGGGCAAGGCGCGACTCGAGATCGACAACGTCAAGCGCCAGATGCTCCAACAAGAGATCGCCTTCAACATCCAGCAGACTGACGCATTGACGAGAAGCCTCTCACCCAATGCCGTCGATCCGGGCTCGTTCTCGCGTAGTGCCAGCCACAGCAGCTTCGACACGCACTCGTTGCCTCGACGGGCCGCCAAAAGGATGGAAGAAGAGTCCAAG CGGTATACCGAAAGCTTTGGAATGTCGCCACCAGATCACATTGCACTG GGCTACATCGCGCGGACTCTTGCGGAGCAAGAGTGGGAAAAACTGCAACAGGCTCATGTCCTGGCGAACGTGCAGCAGGCGTTCGACGTGTCGAGCGATGCCGAGGGTGATGGTGACAACGAGAGTCTGCTCAGCTGCGCCGCCGACGTCATGAGCCCAACTGGGCACACGGATGCTCAGGCTCTTGCCCTTATGCTTCAGGAGCAGCTTGACGCCATCAACAATGAGATCAGGCTTATTCAG GAGGAAAAGCAAAGTACAGAGGCGCGAGCGGAAGAGCTGGAGTCAAGGGTGGGTAGTTTGGAACATATGAATTTATTAGCACGAGGCCGAAGTCTCGAACGTGCTTCTCCTCCACTTAGTGGCAGATCCACCCCAAAATCACATCACAGCCCCAACCGAGACTACTTGCACAAGTACCATACT GCACCAGCGTCAATGTCCCCAGCACATCTTCATCAATACGCCGCGTCTTTGGCTAGTCCGGGTCAACTCTCCGAGTCACTTCCTGCGAGCCAG TTGCAGCTCTCCGGCGAGGAGCTCCACTCGGTCTCGGAGAGGGACAGCACGGGCGGCATGGGCAGCGGTGGAAGCGAGGCGGCCTCGCCCCTCACGGCGAGGTCCCTCAGGCTCGAGCGCGTCGTCCAGCAGCTGACCAACAGTCAGGAAGAGCTCAGAAG ACGTGCCAACCAAAGCGGATTCCCAAGCGGCGGCTACTCCATGCACag GCATGGGCAGCCTAACAACGGGGCACTCAATTCTGGGACTCCGTCCCCATTGTCCTCGCGCCACAGCAGCCAGGACAGCCTGCACAAGAACAACCTGGCCTGCGGCCTTCCTCTTGGACAGTTCGCCGGTTCCCATCAGTTCCACATGCAGGCGACCATGAGTCCAGCCACGGCGGCAGCCGTTGCCGCGGCTCAGAAGAAGAAGGGTATCAAGAGCAGCCTCGGCAGGTTCTTCAGCAAGAAGGAGAAG ATCAAGGGCAAGGATATGTCAATGCCTGGTGATATGGGCATGGGAGTCAGTACACCCGACCCCGATTACGGCGAAATCGCAGCAGGTTCAGTAGCTGGAACGCTCTGTAACAAGGGCGATTTCGATCgtagaaaaaagaagag TATGCTCGACACGTCGAGGCACGAGCTGCTGACGGAGGCGATGAAAGCCGGAACGCCGTTCGCTCTGTGGAACGGGCCAACGATAGTCGCCTGGTTGGAGCTCTGGGTGGGAATGCCTGCCTGGTACGTTGCCGCCTGTCGGGCCAACGTTAAGAGCGGTGCTATTATGAGTGCGCTCAGTGATACCGAGATCCAACGCGAGATTGGCATTAG CAATCCATTGCATCGACTGAAATTGAGGCTGGCAATCCAGGAGATGGTCTCGCTGACGAGTCCCTCCGCCCCTAAAACGTCTCGGTCGACTCTGGCTTTCGGCGATATGAACCACGAGTGGATAGGCAATGTTTGGCTGCCGAGCCTTGGTTTACCGCAGTACCGGTCTACTTTCATGGAGTGCCTTGTAGACGCCAGAATGTTGGACCATCTCACCAAGAAAGACCTTCGAGGTCAACTTCGAATGGTGGATAATTTTCATAG AACGAGTTTGCAATACGGTATTTCCTGCCTAAAAAGATTAAATTACGATAGGCAACAATTAGAAGATAGAAGACGAATGGCTGAGGGTGCAAATGTCGATGTACTCGTCTGGAGTAACGACCGATGCATCAGATGGATACAATCAATAGGTTTGAAG GAATATGCAAATAGCCTTCTTGAATCTGGAGTTCACGGTGCCCTTATCGCTCTAGACGAAAGTTTTGATGCTAACAGTTTTGCATTGCAGCTGCAGATACCAACGCAAAATATACAG GCAAGACAAGTTCTGGAGATGGAATTCGCAAATTTATTAACGGTAGGGACCGAAAGGCGACTTGACGAGACTAACAGTATGAAATCTTGA
- the LOC100123800 gene encoding liprin-alpha-1 isoform X25 — translation MWNMMCDVMPTIVEDSISQRSSQFSGEDANFEHLMVSVLDERDKLMDSLRESQERLQEAESRLQELEKERDALNRQLDANIPQEFSQLTKELTTARESILEKEEEISELKAERNNTRLLLEHLECLVSRHERSLRMTVVKRQAAAQSGVSSEVEVLKALKSLFEHHKALDEKVRERLRVALERNTSLEEELAHTKEELQQYKVSGHAPKSLDDRPKENGQAEDSNQQQQQQQQNKPSPAEHQTTPSTAYQQQNQHEAQRDAPSSRLSNGALDPSDQDSAARVIELQASLDKQSVELSTWQRRVAEMSSRVAELEETLSKTQKDFLKAQDANVKLQRDLRENLAQKEDQEQRIATLEKRSLNAQREAISLHDLKEKLEQELQHKTAQLKFQEEKIAALQAKLELTEQELQQFAKLPEMEEQLKQRMEALTQVRRPNQQAQERHGSAEDRIQRLETQLEEKTAEVIRLNQRLKMNEEHNTRLSSTVDKLLSESNERLQVHLKERMHALEEKNALTQELEKMRKVAEDLQNEKAEIMKELGKARLEIDNVKRQMLQQEIAFNIQQTDALTRSLSPNAVDPGSFSRSASHSSFDTHSLPRRAAKRMEEESKRYTESFGMSPPDHIALGYIARTLAEQEWEKLQQAHVLANVQQAFDVSSDAEGDGDNESLLSCAADVMSPTGHTDAQALALMLQEQLDAINNEIRLIQEEKQSTEARAEELESRVGSLEHMNLLARGRSLERASPPLSGRSTPKSHHSPNRDYLHKYHTLQLSGEELHSVSERDSTGGMGSGGSEAASPLTARSLRLERVVQQLTNSQEELRRRANQSGFPSGGYSMHSQDSLHKNNLACGLPLGQFAGSHQFHMQATMSPATAAAVAAAQKKKGIKSSLGRFFSKKEKIKGKDMSMPGDMGMGVSTPDPDYGEIAAGSVAGTLCNKGDFDRRKKKSMLDTSRHELLTEAMKAGTPFALWNGPTIVAWLELWVGMPAWYVAACRANVKSGAIMSALSDTEIQREIGISNPLHRLKLRLAIQEMVSLTSPSAPKTSRSTLAFGDMNHEWIGNVWLPSLGLPQYRSTFMECLVDARMLDHLTKKDLRGQLRMVDNFHRTSLQYGISCLKRLNYDRQQLEDRRRMAEGANVDVLVWSNDRCIRWIQSIGLKEYANSLLESGVHGALIALDESFDANSFALQLQIPTQNIQARQVLEMEFANLLTVGTERRLDETNSMKS, via the exons GAATTCTCTCAGCTGACGAAAGAACTGACGACAGCCCGAGAAAGCATCCtcgagaaggaggaggagatcTCGGAGCTCAAGGCTGAGCGCAACAACACGAGG CTCCTGCTGGAACACCTGGAATGCCTGGTATCGAGGCACGAGAGATCGCTGAGGATGACCGTGGTGAAACGTCAGGCAGCCGCGCAATCGGGAGTCTCCTCCGAAGTCGAAGTGCTCAAAGCCCTCAAGAGCCTCTTTGAGCATCACAAAGCTTTGGACGAGAAG GTGCGCGAAAGATTGCGCGTCGCTCTCGAGAGGAACACGAGTCTGGAGGAGGAACTCGCCCATACCAAAGAAGAG CTTCAGCAGTACAAGGTGAGCGGCCATGCGCCGAAATCCCTGGACGATCGACCTAAGGAAAACGGCCAGGCGGAAGACAGCaaccaacagcagcagcaacagcagcagaatAAG CCGAGTCCAGCCGAGCATCAGACGACGCCGAGCACGGCTTACCAGCAGCAGAATCAGCATGAGGCACAAAGGGACGCGCCGTCCAGCCGACTGAGCAACGGTGCGCTGGACCCGAGTGACCAGGACTCGGCCGCCAGGGTAATTGAGTTACAGGccagcctcgacaagcag AGCGTAGAGCTGAGCACATGGCAACGTCGAGTAGCAGAAATGAGCAGCCGAGTGGCCGAGCTCGAGGAGACGCTGTCCAAGACGCAGAAGGACTTCCTCAAGGCACAAGACGCAAATGTCAAGCTGCAACGCGACCTGCGCGAAAATCTCGCCCAAAAAGAGGACCAAGAGCAGAGGATAGCTACCCTCGAGAAGCGCTCTCTCAACGCACAGCGCGAGGCCATCAGTCTCCATGACCTCAAAGAGAAGCTCGAGCAGGAATTACAGCACAAGACGGCTCAGCTCAAG TTCCAAGAGGAGAAAATAGCAGCTCTTCAGGCGAAACTGGAGCTCACCGAGCAAGAGCTGCAGCAGTTCGCCAAACTGCCCGAGATGGAAGAGCAGCTGAAGCAGAGGATGGAGGCTCTGACGCAGGTGAGGAGGCCCAACCAG CAGGCTCAAGAGAGACACGGAAGTGCGGAGGACCGAATCCAGAGGCTGGAGACGCAGCTGGAGGAGAAGACTGCCGAGGTCATCCGGCTCAATCAGAGACTAAAGATGAACGAGGAACACAACACTAGGCTCAGCTCGACCGTCGATAAACTTCTTTCCG AATCCAACGAGAGGTTACAAGTCCATCTGAAGGAGCGCATGCACGCATTGGAGGAGAAGAACGCTCTGACGCAGGAGCTGGAGAAGATGCGCAAGGTCGCGGAGGACCTGCAGAACGAGAAGGCCGAGATAATGAAGGAGTTGGGCAAGGCGCGACTCGAGATCGACAACGTCAAGCGCCAGATGCTCCAACAAGAGATCGCCTTCAACATCCAGCAGACTGACGCATTGACGAGAAGCCTCTCACCCAATGCCGTCGATCCGGGCTCGTTCTCGCGTAGTGCCAGCCACAGCAGCTTCGACACGCACTCGTTGCCTCGACGGGCCGCCAAAAGGATGGAAGAAGAGTCCAAG CGGTATACCGAAAGCTTTGGAATGTCGCCACCAGATCACATTGCACTG GGCTACATCGCGCGGACTCTTGCGGAGCAAGAGTGGGAAAAACTGCAACAGGCTCATGTCCTGGCGAACGTGCAGCAGGCGTTCGACGTGTCGAGCGATGCCGAGGGTGATGGTGACAACGAGAGTCTGCTCAGCTGCGCCGCCGACGTCATGAGCCCAACTGGGCACACGGATGCTCAGGCTCTTGCCCTTATGCTTCAGGAGCAGCTTGACGCCATCAACAATGAGATCAGGCTTATTCAG GAGGAAAAGCAAAGTACAGAGGCGCGAGCGGAAGAGCTGGAGTCAAGGGTGGGTAGTTTGGAACATATGAATTTATTAGCACGAGGCCGAAGTCTCGAACGTGCTTCTCCTCCACTTAGTGGCAGATCCACCCCAAAATCACATCACAGCCCCAACCGAGACTACTTGCACAAGTACCATACT TTGCAGCTCTCCGGCGAGGAGCTCCACTCGGTCTCGGAGAGGGACAGCACGGGCGGCATGGGCAGCGGTGGAAGCGAGGCGGCCTCGCCCCTCACGGCGAGGTCCCTCAGGCTCGAGCGCGTCGTCCAGCAGCTGACCAACAGTCAGGAAGAGCTCAGAAG ACGTGCCAACCAAAGCGGATTCCCAAGCGGCGGCTACTCCATGCACag CCAGGACAGCCTGCACAAGAACAACCTGGCCTGCGGCCTTCCTCTTGGACAGTTCGCCGGTTCCCATCAGTTCCACATGCAGGCGACCATGAGTCCAGCCACGGCGGCAGCCGTTGCCGCGGCTCAGAAGAAGAAGGGTATCAAGAGCAGCCTCGGCAGGTTCTTCAGCAAGAAGGAGAAG ATCAAGGGCAAGGATATGTCAATGCCTGGTGATATGGGCATGGGAGTCAGTACACCCGACCCCGATTACGGCGAAATCGCAGCAGGTTCAGTAGCTGGAACGCTCTGTAACAAGGGCGATTTCGATCgtagaaaaaagaagag TATGCTCGACACGTCGAGGCACGAGCTGCTGACGGAGGCGATGAAAGCCGGAACGCCGTTCGCTCTGTGGAACGGGCCAACGATAGTCGCCTGGTTGGAGCTCTGGGTGGGAATGCCTGCCTGGTACGTTGCCGCCTGTCGGGCCAACGTTAAGAGCGGTGCTATTATGAGTGCGCTCAGTGATACCGAGATCCAACGCGAGATTGGCATTAG CAATCCATTGCATCGACTGAAATTGAGGCTGGCAATCCAGGAGATGGTCTCGCTGACGAGTCCCTCCGCCCCTAAAACGTCTCGGTCGACTCTGGCTTTCGGCGATATGAACCACGAGTGGATAGGCAATGTTTGGCTGCCGAGCCTTGGTTTACCGCAGTACCGGTCTACTTTCATGGAGTGCCTTGTAGACGCCAGAATGTTGGACCATCTCACCAAGAAAGACCTTCGAGGTCAACTTCGAATGGTGGATAATTTTCATAG AACGAGTTTGCAATACGGTATTTCCTGCCTAAAAAGATTAAATTACGATAGGCAACAATTAGAAGATAGAAGACGAATGGCTGAGGGTGCAAATGTCGATGTACTCGTCTGGAGTAACGACCGATGCATCAGATGGATACAATCAATAGGTTTGAAG GAATATGCAAATAGCCTTCTTGAATCTGGAGTTCACGGTGCCCTTATCGCTCTAGACGAAAGTTTTGATGCTAACAGTTTTGCATTGCAGCTGCAGATACCAACGCAAAATATACAG GCAAGACAAGTTCTGGAGATGGAATTCGCAAATTTATTAACGGTAGGGACCGAAAGGCGACTTGACGAGACTAACAGTATGAAATCTTGA